Proteins from one Fragaria vesca subsp. vesca linkage group LG6, FraVesHawaii_1.0, whole genome shotgun sequence genomic window:
- the LOC101300940 gene encoding putative disease resistance protein RGA4-like: MSEALVSFLVQQLGSILFQQVEQNVRLVVNVKKEVINLTLNLETIQDVLADAERRQVKEANVRRWLNNLKEVSFEIDDVVDEWRYEILKQQIEKQGENAIIPKKKVCFSIPMHCLCNSQVNQIIFRRDIAVRIKELNEKLALIHEQRKFYNFHRNETEIEQPARLKSFSIVDKSGTFGRDYEMNKLVSQLVSENSEERKKPLVISIVGLGGIGKTTLAQLAYNDDMVKDCFHTRIWVCVSEPFVQIAVAKAILESLKVVVPNSDELETYVQHISNSIEGRKFLLVLDDVWDSDHRKWEPFLTTLLCGASGSRILVTTRIAQVASAMGTTSGNTIRLQELSEETCQSLFYHIAFFDGERKESEKFKDIGNKIVKRCKGLPLAAKTLGSLMRYKNTIEQWVDVLNSKIWEIQEVEQQVFQPLLLSYYDLEPLSKRCLLYCATFPKDYEIYKDKLIELWMSQDYLEVKEGNKERKIVGQRCFENLVMRSFFQDFTEDWMGNIFRCKMHDIVHDFVQYLTKDECFSMVVKGGNERMELPGDEIRHLSLMFAPEGPFPVSFLNCKSLRTLTCFESKLACIGVELISQLKSLRSLNLSKKSIIEVPKEIGGLIHLRYLDLSDNDKLKELPDSLCDLYNLQTLRLVECSQLVKLPDEEAMRKLTKLKHLYVYGCFRLKLKGIRGLTGLQELDEFHINGYKGADNEGTSKLEDLKDLHQLEGSLSISHLGSVEDASQAVAACLGEKRLSRLGLYFACSVCGGSYRQEGRGHIDMEVLNGLQPHRDLELLVIRNCGASILLPNWILSLHKLKRLVLAEFGNCELLSGPLGKLPSLESLVFYSMDKVKKFGVELLLGVDDDGSSSLFPKLKTLKVGYMEEWEEWEGDFQNNNIIIMPCLSSLEILYCPKLGTLPDFLRNTPLQTVDISSSPILTDIVRDKTSISNFRFKHQEYSNSSWLSSSTNNTSQSYSYSLLQDVNLILEECESLFLSDERLSPINDSKRRDVIIRRSEDRMQ; this comes from the exons ATGTCTGAAGCACTTGTATCCTTCCTTGTACAACAGTTGGGTTCTATCCTTTTCCAACAAGTTGAACAAAACGTGAGACTTGTTGTGAATGTCAAAAAAGAAGTAATAAACCTCACCCTTAACCTTGAAACTATTCAAGATGTGCTTGCGGATGCAGAGAGGAGGCAAGTGAAGGAGGCCAACGTGAGACGCTGGCTCAACAATCTCAAAGAAGTGTCGTTTGAGATAGACGATGTGGTGGACGAGTGGAGGTATGAAATCCTGAAACAGCAAATCGAGAAACAAGGTGAAAATGCTATTATACCTAAGAAGAAGGTATGTTTCTCTATTCCCATGCATTGTCTTTGCAATAGCCAAGTCAATCAGATAATTTTTCGTCGTGACATTGCTGTGAGGATAAAAGAGCTGAATGAGAAGTTAGCTTTGATTCACGAACAACGGAAATTTTATAATTTCCATCGCAATGAAACTGAAATTGAGCAACCTGCTCGATTGAAAAGTTTTTCTATTGTCGATAAATCTGGGACATTTGGTAGGGACTATGAAATGAATAAACTAGTGAGCCAGTTAGTGAGTGAGAATAGTGAAGAAAGGAAGAAGCCTCTTGTCATATCTATTGTTGGTTTAGGGGGGATAGGAAAAACAACTCTTGCCCAACTAGCCTATAATGATGATATGGTAAAAGATTGTTTTCATACAAGAATATGGGTTTGTGTCTCAGAACCCTTTGTACAAATTGCGGTTGCAAAAGCCATCCTAGAGAGTCTTAAAGTAGTTGTCCCAAATTCAGATGAGTTAGAAACATATGTTCAACATATATCTAACTCTATTGAGGGCAGGAAGTTCCTTCTCGTCCTAGATGATGTTTGGGACTCAGATCATAGAAAGTGGGAGCCCTTCTTGACAACATTACTCTGTGGTGCCTCAGGGAGTAGGATTTTAGTTACAACGCGTATAGCGCAAGTTGCTAGTGCAATGGGAACGACTAGCGGTAACACTATCCGTTTACAGGAGTTAAGTGAAGAAACTTGTCAGTCATTGTTCTATCATATTGCATTTTTCGATGGTGAAAGAAAAGAGTCTGAAAAGTTTAAAGATATTGGTAATAAAATTGTAAAAAGGTGCAAAGGCTTGCCTCTTGCTGCAAAGACTTTGGGTAGTCTAATGCGGTATAAGAATACAATAGAGCAATGGGTAGATGTTTTAAATAGTAAGATATGGGAAATACAAGAGGTTGAGCAGCAGGTTTTTCAACCTTTACTACTAAGTTACTATGATTTAGAACCACTGTCCAAACGTTGTCTCTTGTATTGTGCCACGTTTCCTAAGGATTATGAAATTTATAAAGATAAGTTGATTGAGTTGTGGATGTCACAAGATTATCTTGAAGTCAAAGAAGGAAACAAAGAGAGAAAAATAGTCGGTCAAAGGTGTTTTGAAAACTTAGTAATGCGGTCTTTCTTTCAAGATTTCACGGAAGATTGGATGGGGAATATTTTTAGATGTAAGATGCACGATATTGTGCATGACTTTGTGCAATACTTGACCAAGGATGAGTGCTTTAGTATGGTGGTCAAGGGTGGTAACGAGAGAATGGAGTTACCGGGTGATGAGATCCGTCATTTGTCTTTGATGTTTGCACCAGAGGGTCCTTTTCCGGTTTCTTTTCTCAACTGTAAGAGTCTTCGCACTCTCACATGTTTTGAATCGAAACTTGCATGCATCGGGGTAGAGTTGATTTCGCAATTAAAAAGCCTTAGGAGTTTGAATTTGAGTAAGAAATCGATTATAGAAGTTCCAAAGGAGATTGGTGGATTGATTCATCTGAGATATCTGGACTTGTCAGATAACGATAAACTGAAGGAATTGCCTGACAGTTTATGTGATCTATACAATCTGCAAACCTTGCGACTTGTAGAGTGCAGTCAACTTGTCAAATTACCAGATGAAGAGGCGATGAGGAAGCTGACCAAGCTAAAGCATCTTTATGTCTATGGGTGCTTTCGTCTAAAATTAAAAGGGATAAGGGGGTTAACCGGTCTGCAGGAGCTGGATGAGTTTCATATAAATGGTTATAAAGGTGCAGACAACGAAGGGACGTCGAAGTTGGAAGATTTAAAAGACTTGCACCAACTTGAAGGGAGTCTCTCCATTTCACACTTGGGGTCGGTGGAAGATGCGAGCCAGGCTGTAGCGGCATGTTTGGGTGAGAAACGTCTTTCTCGACTGGGACTATATTTCGCATGTTCCGTGTGTGGTGGGTCATACAGACAAGAAGGGAGGGGCCACATAGATATGGAAGTACTGAACGGGTTGCAACCACATAGAGATTTGGAATTGCTGGTGATCCGGAACTGTGGGGCCAGCATTCTCTTGCCTAATTGGATCTTGTCCTTACATAAGTTGAAAAGGCTTGTTCTCGCTGAATTCGGCAACTGTGAGCTGCTTTCGGGTCCATTGGGCAAACTGCCGTCGCTTGAGTCTCTCGTATTTTATAGCATGGACAAAGTGAAAAAGTTCGGAGTCGAGTTGTTGTTGGGAGTTGATGATGATGGCTCCTCGTCTTTATTCCCCAAATTGAAAACCCTCAAGGTCGGTTATATGGAAGAGTGGGAAGAGTGGGAAGGGGATTTTCAGAATAATAATATTATAATAATGCCCTGCCTGTCTTCGTTAGAAATTCTTTATTGCCCGAAACTTGGTACGCTGCCCGACTTCCTGCGCAACACACCACTACAGACTGTGGACATCTCCTCTTCACCGATTCTCACAGATATTGTCCGGGACAAAACAA GCATAAGTAATTTCCGTTTCAAGCACCAAGAGTATTCGAACTCTTCATGGCTTTCATCATCTACGAACAACACCTCTCAATCTTATTCTTATTCACTTCTTCAG GATGTAAATCTGATACTAGAAGAATGTGAGTCTCTCTTTCTCAGTGATGAAAGACTGTCCCCCATTAATGACAGCAAACGAAGGGATGTGATCATCAGGAGGAGTGAAGATCGTATGCAATAG